GTACCGACACTGGACTCGGTTGAGACTCGGTTGCATTTATTTCTGCTATGCTGTTCAACAGCTTATCACATCTATTCAACATTCTCCTTCCTTCTCTGAGTTCCGTTTTACTTCTCTGCAAATACCGTAAACAAATAAGCGTAAATCAGACTAGTTAAATTGtataaatgaaaaatattttCGACTCATAATTTCTCTTGCCAGGCTTCTACTAGTTACTAGTCACGACACAAATTCTCGTACCAAGTTTCTAACATGTAACAGTAGCACAATTTATTGTCACAATAATACAAATCATCGGCTTAAGTCATGCAAGTCACAGTTTGGACTTCAGAACGTTTGGGAACATGAACTTAAGTAATGACATTATAATAAAATTACCTCTGTATCAGTTTGAGAAGGCGTACTAACAGCACTTTCCGAAATGGATGATGAAGATTCATCTTCAATAATCACTGTACTGTTAGTCTTATTCTTTGCAACGGGACGAGTCGTTGGCTTCCTGTTTCTTGGAGATCTATTTGTGCCCGTTTGATGTGCTACATTTCTTCTCGGAGAACTGATAGGCGAAACTCTCCGTGAATCTGTCGATTCTTTCACTCGCCTCGGAGTTTCAATACTTAATGGCTTTGTCTTCATTACAGAATTAGGTCTACCTCTGATTGGACTAGTCACATTTCGATCAATAATTTGCCGTTGAGGCCGTGGACTCAACGATGAAGCATCTTGACGATAATCGGATTTTGATCGGACACTAGGTGGTGATTCGTGACCTACTCTTCGATTAGGCTTCATCAGTACAATAGGAGATTTAGGTTTAGAAGAATATGAATAATTACCATCTCCAACATTGTCTTTGTTTCTAATTTGTGCGACAGGCTTGGTATGTAAAAGTCCTTTAAGTTGCATAGCCTCAAGAATTTGCTTCAATGTTTCTAGATCCTTCATAGGTTCATCAATTCCTCGCATTTTCAAACGTCTTTCGATCTCACTATATATCGACAACTTCTGGTTCGGCTCTGGAAAGAAATCTGCAGGATTGTAGAAGCTTTTGCGTTGCTGTGGAGATTTAATGTTTCGCTTTGAGCAACCTCTTGGGGTGTGCTCAGACCTCATATATGACTTCTCAGATAGATCTACATTGTTGTCTCTTATTACATTGCTTGACACGCAACTTTGTTGCTTCACCTTTAATTTGTCATTGCTGTCAATTAGTCTAGACTGAAAAATTTCTCGTGAAGCTCTCGACTCTGATGCAGATCTTCGTAGCTCGACATGCTTTGTTATTGGTTCGGATGATAACGTATTAGGCATTGGCTCGATTCCCATTAATTTAGCAATGACGCTTGTTGAACGACGGTTGTTATCATCTGCTGAATTTATCTGGACTTCTTTGCGGTAAAGGCTTCCTTTGGCTGCATCAAATGTTGCTCTACTGTCCAGTGACAGTCTCGGGGAAAATTTCCACGAATTCTTTCCGCCTTCATTTACTTCGAATAATTGAAGAGGTTGCGGTGACTTTTGTGGCACTTCTACTGGCATTGCTGAAACCACTACCGGAGAACAGGGTTGACTGAGCTTGTACAGCTCTGGAACGGGAAATGTCACTGTTTTCGTTATTGCAGGCGGTGCAACAAATTTTTTATCAACATTCACTGGCGACTTGCCTGACTTCTCCGAAACATCAACATTCTGCCGGAAAATATACG
This sequence is a window from Apium graveolens cultivar Ventura chromosome 9, ASM990537v1, whole genome shotgun sequence. Protein-coding genes within it:
- the LOC141687253 gene encoding uncharacterized protein LOC141687253, producing the protein MSTEVSHDRNAVKHAGKQMGCMSGFLKFFDRRQFLSTKRLPAPKNVDVSEKSGKSPVNVDKKFVAPPAITKTVTFPVPELYKLSQPCSPVVVSAMPVEVPQKSPQPLQLFEVNEGGKNSWKFSPRLSLDSRATFDAAKGSLYRKEVQINSADDNNRRSTSVIAKLMGIEPMPNTLSSEPITKHVELRRSASESRASREIFQSRLIDSNDKLKVKQQSCVSSNVIRDNNVDLSEKSYMRSEHTPRGCSKRNIKSPQQRKSFYNPADFFPEPNQKLSIYSEIERRLKMRGIDEPMKDLETLKQILEAMQLKGLLHTKPVAQIRNKDNVGDGNYSYSSKPKSPIVLMKPNRRVGHESPPSVRSKSDYRQDASSLSPRPQRQIIDRNVTSPIRGRPNSVMKTKPLSIETPRRVKESTDSRRVSPISSPRRNVAHQTGTNRSPRNRKPTTRPVAKNKTNSTVIIEDESSSSISESAVSTPSQTDTERSKTELREGRRMLNRCDKLLNSIAEINATESQPSPVSVLDSRFYKDDWSSPSPVMKRTIRFSVEMEDETGSPKFSSVQSRREDEFNDSDLIYISHILKAWNYASEEANDHIFVRVEKQHSLKCKDNSKLSKLQRRLLFDTVAEIIKLNSQFSPWKSCLMKTRNTSRPSGEQIWLEIQKLEEHQSSDNLFEVICGVLKKDLAGDTSNGWRDCPIEKSETVLDIERLIFKDLVGESIQDLAKLSDKSTYLAARRMLVF